Proteins from one Bacteroides mediterraneensis genomic window:
- a CDS encoding alkyl/aryl-sulfatase — protein sequence MKKYLVALALFCMAGSISAQEVTPQTQLLLERNKEFKEEIIKLADNVYTAVGYDVSNITMIVGTDGVILIDGGMIPEITQNVYKEFRKITDKPIKGVILTHGHGDHTKGLPSFLKDNSSRIWAAENFGIEDDFPKAAGFVNPRAYRQGGFKLSPEERINNGIAPTRYPGGAYKTNMSQKEMSVFAPFTKDVITDWVSKPKETITVAGVTLELVRSDGETADHLVVWYPEKKIIFPGDQFYKSFPNLYAIRGTAYRDVNNWIKALEKIISFDAEIMAQGHTRPIVGKENVRTALKNYHDAIQFVFNKTIEGMNKGMTPDELVEYVQLPVEMKNNPDLVQYYGRVEWAVRNIYNGYMGWFDGNPTSLRPLSLKAEAERFAKIAGGIEVLAKNARQALKDRDYQWAAELSDRLLALAPENKSYKLIKAKALRGLAENLETALGRNYYLTVAGELEVS from the coding sequence ATGAAGAAATATTTAGTTGCACTCGCTTTGTTTTGTATGGCAGGAAGTATTTCCGCCCAGGAAGTTACTCCTCAGACCCAACTGCTTTTGGAGCGTAATAAGGAGTTTAAAGAAGAAATTATCAAACTGGCTGACAATGTTTATACAGCAGTGGGATATGATGTATCAAACATTACCATGATAGTAGGCACAGACGGTGTAATCCTTATAGATGGTGGTATGATTCCGGAAATTACACAGAATGTCTATAAAGAGTTCCGTAAAATAACCGACAAGCCTATCAAGGGAGTTATACTTACTCACGGACACGGAGATCATACAAAAGGGCTTCCTTCGTTTCTTAAGGATAACTCATCACGTATATGGGCTGCAGAGAACTTCGGTATTGAAGATGATTTCCCAAAAGCTGCCGGATTTGTCAATCCACGCGCATACCGTCAGGGCGGGTTCAAACTATCGCCGGAAGAACGTATCAACAATGGTATAGCACCGACACGTTATCCGGGAGGGGCATATAAGACAAACATGTCACAAAAAGAAATGTCTGTTTTTGCACCGTTTACAAAAGATGTAATCACTGATTGGGTAAGCAAGCCTAAAGAAACAATTACCGTTGCCGGAGTAACTCTGGAACTAGTAAGAAGTGACGGTGAGACTGCCGACCATCTGGTGGTATGGTATCCGGAAAAGAAAATCATTTTCCCGGGCGACCAGTTCTATAAATCATTCCCAAACCTTTACGCCATAAGAGGTACTGCATACAGAGATGTAAACAACTGGATTAAGGCTCTTGAGAAAATAATTAGTTTTGACGCTGAAATTATGGCTCAGGGACACACACGCCCTATCGTGGGTAAGGAAAACGTGAGAACAGCATTGAAAAACTATCATGACGCAATACAGTTCGTATTCAACAAGACAATAGAGGGTATGAACAAGGGCATGACACCTGATGAGCTGGTGGAATATGTACAATTACCTGTAGAAATGAAGAATAACCCTGACTTGGTTCAGTATTATGGCAGAGTGGAATGGGCTGTACGTAATATATACAATGGATATATGGGATGGTTCGACGGTAATCCGACCAGTCTTCGTCCTCTTTCTCTTAAAGCTGAGGCTGAAAGATTTGCAAAAATAGCAGGTGGCATAGAAGTTCTAGCAAAGAATGCACGCCAGGCATTAAAAGATAGGGATTATCAGTGGGCCGCTGAATTGTCAGACCGTCTGCTGGCACTTGCCCCAGAGAATAAATCTTATAAGCTTATTAAAGCTAAAGCATTACGCGGACTGGCAGAAAACCTTGAAACCGCCTTGGGAAGAAATTACTATCTGACTGTTGCCGGAGAACTGGAGGTAAGTTGA
- a CDS encoding helix-turn-helix domain-containing protein: protein MNKKFNTDMVTPKCPIRNVLSRICDKWSILVLCILEQEGILRFNALQKNIPDISQKMLTVTLRTLEEDGLVKRNIYAEVPPRVEYNLTELGVSFVPLLKNLVMWAKDNMDDIVFNRTLAK, encoded by the coding sequence ATGAATAAGAAATTTAATACTGACATGGTCACCCCAAAGTGCCCTATACGCAATGTTTTGTCAAGAATATGTGATAAATGGTCTATTCTTGTATTATGTATTCTGGAACAGGAAGGCATACTCCGTTTTAATGCCTTGCAAAAGAATATTCCGGACATATCTCAGAAGATGTTGACTGTGACTCTTCGTACTCTGGAAGAAGACGGACTAGTTAAAAGAAATATTTATGCAGAAGTGCCTCCACGTGTGGAATATAATCTTACAGAACTAGGAGTGTCCTTTGTTCCTTTATTGAAGAATCTGGTAATGTGGGCCAAGGATAATATGGATGATATAGTATTTAATAGAACCTTAGCTAAATAA
- a CDS encoding cupin domain-containing protein yields MKQIKNISNGKNYNAISLGNLSELNEYVLSLSPDMNILGKVFIGSNLSCEGTEISFQVFKPGSETGFLHKHHKHEEIYVFIKGKGEYQVDGEIFSIGEGTVIRVSPDGERTVRNNGNDDLVMMCIQYKPVAFDESDAQDAVILQKEVKW; encoded by the coding sequence ATGAAACAGATTAAGAACATTTCAAACGGAAAGAACTACAATGCTATTTCTTTAGGTAATCTCAGTGAATTGAACGAATATGTGCTATCTCTTTCGCCTGATATGAATATACTGGGCAAAGTCTTTATTGGAAGTAATTTATCATGTGAAGGTACTGAAATTTCATTTCAGGTATTCAAGCCGGGAAGTGAGACTGGCTTTCTGCATAAGCATCACAAACATGAAGAAATATATGTGTTTATTAAAGGAAAAGGAGAGTATCAAGTTGACGGCGAAATATTTTCGATAGGTGAAGGAACTGTAATCAGAGTTTCGCCGGATGGAGAACGTACCGTACGCAACAACGGCAATGATGATCTGGTTATGATGTGTATACAGTATAAGCCTGTGGCTTTTGATGAAAGCGATGCTCAGGATGCTGTTATATTGCAGAAAGAAGTAAAATGGTAG